From a region of the Rhinolophus sinicus isolate RSC01 linkage group LG04, ASM3656204v1, whole genome shotgun sequence genome:
- the CKS2 gene encoding cyclin-dependent kinases regulatory subunit 2 — protein MAHKQIYYSDKYFDEHYEYRHVMLPRELSKQVPKTHLMSEEEWRRLGVQQSLGWVHYMIHEPEPHILLFRRPLPKDQQK, from the exons ATGGCCCACAAGCAGATCTACTACTCAGACAAGTACTTCGACGAGCACTACGAGTACCG GCATGTCATGTTACCCAGGGAACTTTCTAAACAAGTACCCAAAACCCATCTGATGTCTGAAGAGGAATGGAGGAGACTTGGTGTCCAACAGAGTCTAGGCTGGGTTCATTACATGATTCATGAGCCAG AACCACATATTCTTCTCTTTAGACGACCTCTTCCAAAAGATCAACAAAAATGA